A portion of the Chondrinema litorale genome contains these proteins:
- a CDS encoding gliding motility-associated C-terminal domain-containing protein, producing MKNKWIAKSLTVLLGIILANIPSLVHATHIRAGDLTAVRISSTSLTYRFTVFLYRDNGGVPPQPGTFEFGYSSAEAVMVEPISLGFIDGVVDNQGDATEILMYQVEHTFPSPGGYKVSYYEQNRNPSVSNMFNSGNTAFYIESVFSINPAYGLNSSPVLLIAPVDLAAVGQKFIHNPGAYDADGDSLSYRLTVCKQGKDEDGNPIEVVQYSYPDEYSYETEDGQTPPTFSINPINGDLIWDAPGEVGEYNVAFYVDEWRNGQQIGAVNRDMQIIVVDNPNDRPELEIPNDTCIVAGTTLEAIIKGYDLDPDHITLTAEGGLFSDPDSGGHTNQATFEVTGLQPPNGEEEGVFSWETTCDDIRTEPYQATFKVRDEPEDGYSLVDIQTWRITVVGPAPENLVADVDLISNSVELNWDDYICNIPGAAMTIWRRRGAFDFEPDNCETGLPAYTGYEKIAEVDVDQTTYFDDNEGLGLERGVTYCYRIYVSFPSPKGGESYASIEACVFIPQLAPYIIETSVTETSRTDGKVNVTWTKPIGIDVDQYPKPWTYSLLRNNGLEGDENTVELGTFSENDTTFLDETGLDTERLPYNYKIEFYSDGALTDTSSSASTVFLEANSALESVVLTWDADVPWSNASSKFPKHYIYREEPLNSGEYILFDSVNISNNGFTYVDDGNKDGFTLVEKTEYCYKVLTVGTYDNPDIRDSLLNMSQEACAVILDTTAPCPPILSVTAPNCDDFEIILDDQTVDCSPTDTLFSNTLEWENDSNTACDQEIESYNVYYSAREDGEFELIAENVLNLTYLHDDISSLAGCYAVTALDGTGNESAFSNIVCVDNCPFYQLPNAFTPNDDGVNDVFRPYKCIKFIKSVEFTVFNRWGEKMYESNDDIYINWEGIDNDGDQLSSGIYYYHVKLQTIRLNEDDEEVNLKGWVKIIDGQGQQ from the coding sequence TTGAAAAATAAATGGATAGCAAAGAGCCTGACAGTATTATTAGGAATTATTTTAGCTAATATTCCAAGTTTAGTCCATGCTACACATATTCGTGCAGGAGATTTAACAGCCGTAAGAATTTCCAGCACAAGTCTTACTTATCGCTTTACTGTATTTTTGTATAGAGATAATGGTGGTGTTCCTCCACAACCTGGTACATTCGAGTTCGGATATTCTTCTGCAGAAGCCGTAATGGTTGAGCCAATCTCTTTAGGATTTATTGATGGCGTGGTGGATAATCAAGGAGATGCTACAGAAATCTTGATGTATCAGGTAGAGCATACCTTCCCTAGCCCCGGTGGTTACAAAGTAAGCTACTACGAGCAGAACAGAAACCCGAGTGTATCTAACATGTTTAACTCTGGTAATACTGCTTTTTATATCGAATCTGTTTTCAGCATTAACCCTGCTTATGGTTTAAACTCTTCACCAGTTCTTTTAATCGCTCCGGTAGATTTAGCAGCAGTTGGTCAGAAATTTATCCATAACCCAGGTGCTTACGATGCTGATGGTGATAGCCTTTCTTACCGTCTTACTGTTTGTAAGCAAGGTAAAGACGAAGACGGCAACCCAATAGAAGTTGTACAATACAGCTATCCAGATGAGTACAGTTACGAAACAGAAGATGGGCAAACGCCTCCAACATTCTCCATAAACCCGATTAATGGTGACCTCATTTGGGATGCACCGGGTGAAGTAGGGGAATATAATGTGGCCTTTTATGTAGATGAGTGGCGAAATGGCCAACAGATCGGTGCTGTAAACCGAGATATGCAGATTATTGTAGTGGATAACCCGAATGATAGGCCAGAGCTAGAAATTCCTAACGATACCTGTATCGTAGCTGGGACTACTTTAGAAGCTATTATTAAAGGTTATGATCTTGATCCAGACCATATAACACTCACTGCAGAAGGTGGTTTATTCTCTGATCCTGATAGTGGAGGCCATACCAATCAGGCTACTTTTGAGGTAACTGGCTTGCAACCACCTAATGGTGAAGAAGAAGGTGTATTCTCTTGGGAAACAACTTGTGATGATATTAGAACTGAACCTTATCAAGCTACTTTTAAAGTAAGGGATGAGCCAGAAGATGGCTATAGCTTGGTGGATATTCAGACTTGGCGAATTACTGTTGTTGGCCCTGCTCCTGAAAATCTTGTGGCAGATGTAGATTTAATTTCTAACTCTGTAGAGCTTAACTGGGATGATTATATCTGTAACATTCCTGGTGCAGCTATGACTATCTGGAGAAGAAGAGGTGCTTTTGATTTTGAACCCGACAATTGTGAAACTGGTCTACCTGCTTACACTGGTTATGAGAAAATTGCTGAGGTAGATGTAGACCAAACTACTTATTTTGACGATAACGAAGGACTCGGACTCGAAAGAGGTGTTACCTACTGCTATAGAATTTATGTCAGCTTCCCATCTCCTAAAGGTGGTGAGAGTTATGCATCTATTGAAGCTTGTGTGTTTATTCCGCAATTGGCTCCATACATTATTGAAACTAGTGTTACTGAAACGTCTAGAACCGATGGGAAAGTAAATGTTACTTGGACAAAACCAATTGGCATTGATGTAGACCAATATCCAAAACCTTGGACTTACAGTCTACTTAGAAATAATGGATTAGAAGGAGATGAAAACACAGTAGAATTAGGAACATTTAGTGAAAATGATACTACATTCCTCGACGAAACAGGTTTAGATACAGAAAGGCTTCCTTACAATTATAAAATTGAGTTCTATTCAGATGGAGCATTAACCGATACTTCTAGCTCTGCATCTACAGTCTTTTTAGAAGCAAACTCAGCACTAGAATCGGTAGTCTTAACTTGGGATGCAGATGTACCTTGGAGCAATGCATCCAGTAAATTCCCTAAACATTATATCTACCGAGAAGAGCCACTAAATTCAGGAGAATATATCTTGTTTGACAGTGTAAACATCTCTAACAATGGATTTACTTATGTAGATGATGGTAATAAGGACGGATTTACGCTAGTAGAAAAAACGGAGTATTGCTATAAAGTCTTAACAGTGGGTACTTATGATAATCCGGACATTAGAGATTCACTCTTGAATATGTCTCAAGAAGCCTGTGCGGTAATCTTGGATACAACAGCTCCTTGCCCACCAATATTAAGTGTTACTGCACCTAACTGCGACGATTTCGAAATTATTCTGGATGACCAAACAGTAGATTGTTCTCCAACAGATACACTCTTCTCCAATACCCTCGAGTGGGAAAATGACTCCAATACTGCTTGCGATCAAGAGATTGAGTCTTACAATGTTTATTATTCTGCTAGAGAAGATGGAGAGTTTGAGTTAATTGCAGAAAATGTATTAAACTTAACCTATTTGCACGATGATATTTCTTCATTAGCAGGCTGCTATGCAGTAACTGCATTAGATGGTACAGGCAACGAAAGTGCATTTAGTAATATAGTTTGTGTAGATAACTGCCCATTCTATCAGCTACCAAATGCTTTTACACCAAATGATGATGGCGTAAATGATGTCTTCAGACCATATAAATGTATCAAGTTTATTAAGTCTGTAGAATTTACAGTTTTTAATAGATGGGGAGAGAAAATGTATGAAAGTAATGATGATATCTATATCAATTGGGAAGGTATAGATAACGATGGTGACCAATTATCATCTGGTATTTACTACTACCATGTAAAACTCCAAACCATCAGACTAAATGAAGACGATGAAGAAGTCAACCTGAAAGGTTGGGTGAAAATAATTGATGGACAAGGACAGCAATAA
- a CDS encoding cyclic nucleotide-gated ion channel, which yields MKINLLNKWRYNKLIFDYIWNTLVIVSTSFLAIVIPLDLEYNVFNNTWLSGINLCIYAIYFIDILVCKDRILHTSSTNNFQEKAYARNPFRRWIYADIIALIPFHLIFGMPFLALLRLAKIPKVLSYLQYFRYYMVRYSTTITGLYFAFCLIHLSHWVSCGWLLLIKQDPNLDTTSNYIRALYWSVTTLTTVGFGDITPNINNNSELIYTMIVQLMGVGVYGLVIGNVAGLIAKNDPAKIQYLENIEKLKALIRSRRLPPHLQHKIRDYFTYLWQNRLGYDETSFLKKLPDNLQQELSMHLKSEIVEQIDIFKGASDNFIKEIAMFLEPELVTPEDIIFKKGDVGSAMYFLVRGTLKIIDDEGKVINIMHGGDFFGEIALFMQTPRSATVASVTYCDLYKLKKNEFDKVIENYPQIASKIKQQAIIRRQRYF from the coding sequence ATGAAAATAAATTTGCTGAACAAATGGAGGTATAATAAATTAATTTTTGATTATATCTGGAATACACTTGTTATTGTATCGACAAGTTTTTTGGCTATCGTAATTCCATTAGATCTTGAATACAATGTATTTAATAATACTTGGCTTAGTGGAATAAACCTATGCATTTATGCCATCTATTTTATAGATATTCTGGTTTGTAAAGACAGAATTCTGCATACATCATCTACAAATAACTTTCAAGAAAAAGCATATGCACGTAATCCTTTTAGAAGGTGGATATATGCAGATATTATTGCGTTAATACCTTTCCATTTAATCTTTGGAATGCCGTTTTTAGCCTTACTCAGACTAGCCAAAATACCCAAAGTATTAAGCTACCTTCAGTATTTTAGGTATTACATGGTGAGATACTCCACCACTATTACCGGTTTGTATTTTGCATTTTGCCTTATACATTTATCTCATTGGGTCAGTTGTGGATGGTTATTACTTATTAAACAAGACCCAAACCTTGATACTACAAGCAATTATATTAGAGCCCTATATTGGAGTGTTACCACGTTAACTACTGTTGGTTTCGGAGATATTACACCTAACATCAACAACAACTCTGAGCTCATTTACACCATGATCGTACAACTAATGGGTGTGGGAGTGTATGGTTTAGTAATTGGTAACGTGGCGGGCTTAATCGCTAAAAACGATCCAGCAAAAATTCAATATCTCGAAAATATAGAAAAGTTGAAAGCCCTTATCAGATCGAGAAGGCTCCCTCCTCACCTTCAACATAAAATAAGAGATTACTTTACCTACCTTTGGCAAAACCGGTTGGGTTATGATGAAACCAGTTTCTTAAAGAAATTACCCGATAATCTTCAGCAAGAATTGTCTATGCATCTAAAAAGTGAGATTGTAGAACAGATCGATATTTTTAAAGGTGCTTCAGATAATTTCATCAAAGAGATAGCCATGTTTTTAGAGCCAGAATTAGTTACCCCAGAAGATATCATATTTAAAAAAGGGGATGTTGGCAGTGCCATGTACTTTCTGGTAAGAGGAACTCTTAAAATAATTGATGATGAAGGGAAGGTTATAAATATAATGCATGGTGGTGATTTCTTTGGAGAAATTGCACTTTTTATGCAAACCCCCAGAAGCGCCACAGTCGCTTCTGTAACCTATTGCGATCTTTACAAGCTCAAAAAAAATGAGTTTGACAAAGTAATTGAAAATTACCCGCAAATTGCCAGTAAAATAAAACAGCAAGCAATTATTAGAAGACAAAGATATTTTTAA
- a CDS encoding M16 family metallopeptidase, whose product MVAYCDFELENGLKVVVHEDKQMPVAVVNILYNVGSKDEDPNKTGFAHLFEHLMFGGSANIESFDPPLQKVGGENNAFTSPDITNYYITLPADNLETAFWLESDRMLSLSFDPKVLDLQKKVVIEEFKQRYLNQPYGDVWLKLRPMVYKIHPYLWPTIGKEISHIEQATMDDVKEFFYRYYRPDNAIMVVAGNVDFDEVRRLSDKWFGEIPAGNFTKNILPVEPEQKEERHLDIHADIPVSNLYKVYRMCAKQDPLYTSTDLLSDVLGRGKSSRLYEALVKREKLFTNIGANISGSLDPGMLIISGSISEGVSIEEADKRVVEVIEELKQGGIQEEELMKVKNQAESTLVFSEIELLSRAMSLAFATALGDTSLINKTTDMIKKVNLSEVMAVSKDVLRADNCSTLYYMPKDK is encoded by the coding sequence ATGGTAGCTTATTGTGATTTTGAATTAGAAAATGGGTTGAAAGTGGTTGTGCATGAAGATAAACAAATGCCAGTAGCAGTTGTAAATATCTTGTACAATGTAGGGTCTAAAGACGAAGACCCGAACAAAACAGGGTTTGCCCATCTATTTGAGCATTTAATGTTTGGTGGTTCTGCTAATATAGAATCGTTCGATCCACCTTTACAAAAGGTAGGAGGAGAGAATAATGCTTTTACTTCTCCAGACATTACTAATTATTATATAACACTGCCAGCAGATAATTTGGAAACAGCTTTTTGGCTCGAATCAGATAGAATGCTGTCGCTCTCTTTTGATCCGAAAGTATTGGATTTACAAAAGAAAGTAGTAATTGAAGAGTTTAAGCAAAGGTATTTAAACCAGCCATATGGAGATGTATGGCTTAAGTTGCGCCCAATGGTTTACAAAATACACCCGTATTTGTGGCCAACTATTGGGAAAGAAATATCTCATATTGAGCAGGCTACGATGGACGATGTAAAAGAATTCTTTTACAGATATTATCGCCCAGATAATGCGATTATGGTAGTAGCAGGCAATGTTGATTTTGATGAAGTAAGAAGACTCTCCGACAAGTGGTTTGGTGAGATTCCGGCTGGTAATTTTACGAAAAATATATTACCAGTAGAACCAGAGCAGAAAGAAGAAAGACACTTAGATATTCATGCAGATATTCCTGTAAGCAACTTATACAAGGTTTACAGAATGTGTGCAAAGCAAGACCCTTTGTATACTAGTACAGATTTATTGAGCGATGTTTTGGGTAGAGGCAAGTCTTCTAGGCTTTACGAAGCACTTGTAAAGAGAGAAAAATTATTTACCAACATCGGTGCTAATATTTCAGGCTCGTTAGATCCCGGCATGTTAATTATTTCAGGTTCAATTTCTGAAGGAGTATCTATAGAAGAAGCTGACAAGCGCGTGGTAGAAGTGATAGAAGAACTAAAGCAAGGAGGTATTCAGGAAGAAGAGTTGATGAAGGTGAAGAATCAAGCAGAATCGACACTGGTTTTTTCTGAAATAGAATTGTTATCAAGAGCTATGTCGCTGGCATTTGCAACAGCTTTAGGCGATACCAGCCTGATAAACAAGACTACTGATATGATTAAGAAAGTGAATCTATCTGAAGTAATGGCAGTATCTAAAGATGTTCTAAGAGCTGATAATTGCTCCACTTTATATTATATGCCGAAAGATAAGTAA
- the thrA gene encoding bifunctional aspartate kinase/homoserine dehydrogenase I: MKVLKFGGTSVGTPESIKQVIEIVKKVLKEEKAIVVVSAFGGLTDKLIHLSEMASNGTEAYKDLYKTIETRHLEAIQQLVHAKRQSGVIAQTKYILNELEDILHGIYLVKELSLKMKDFILSFGERLSAQIIAEAFKETGIDARYTDSRDLIITDRNFGNANVNFEETNQRMKSYFIAAQGELHIVPGFVGKSLKNETTTLGRGGSDYTASIIAAAINVDILEIWTDVNGMMTADPRKVNKAFTIPEISYEEAMELSYFGAKVIYPPSIQPVYQHKIPIHVKNTFDPNGIFTVISDKAKEDEKPIRGISSMKDISLVTLSGSGMIGVTGTSKRLFGCLADSNVNVILISQASSEHSISLAIAENDAIKAEKSIKDEFAVEFASKKLDNLLVENQMTIIAVVGKNMKSTPGVSGRLFNALGSNGVNVLAIAQGASELNISIVINKYNEEKALKLIHEAFFLSKTKALHIFIAGVTGLIGKTLIKQIEKQSETLKKQIAVDIRVIGLTNSRKRLINPDGFEPETCINTLETKGKVADLPQFINNMIEANLPNSIFVDATASKVVADSYEKILNASIAIVTPNKLACSVNYEYYKKLKEVARKRNTRFLFETNVAAGLPVISTLNDLINSGDKILKIEAILSGTLNYITNNVSQDKSISAVIKDAVKAGLTEPDPRIDLSGSDVARKILILGRELGHKLEMSDVIVEKFVPEESLETPDLRNFLEKLEAFDDTFERRRSEAEAEGKKFRVIATFENGIPKVEMKSFDQNHPFYHAKGSDNIVLFTSNRYKELPLMIKGPGAGAEVTAAGVFADIIRIAY, encoded by the coding sequence ATGAAAGTTTTAAAGTTTGGTGGGACTTCAGTTGGTACTCCTGAAAGCATAAAGCAGGTCATTGAGATCGTAAAAAAAGTACTAAAAGAAGAAAAAGCAATTGTTGTAGTTTCTGCATTCGGTGGATTAACGGATAAGTTGATTCATTTGAGTGAAATGGCGTCTAATGGTACGGAGGCTTATAAAGATCTTTACAAAACAATTGAAACGCGTCATCTTGAGGCTATTCAGCAACTAGTTCATGCTAAAAGGCAGAGTGGAGTAATTGCTCAAACCAAATATATCCTCAATGAACTTGAAGATATTTTACATGGAATCTATCTGGTAAAAGAATTAAGCCTTAAAATGAAGGATTTTATCTTGAGTTTTGGCGAGAGACTTTCTGCTCAAATTATTGCAGAAGCTTTTAAAGAAACCGGGATTGATGCCAGATATACAGATAGCCGTGATTTAATCATTACCGATAGAAATTTTGGTAATGCCAATGTAAATTTCGAAGAAACCAATCAGCGCATGAAGAGCTATTTCATCGCTGCTCAAGGTGAATTACATATTGTACCGGGTTTTGTAGGTAAGTCATTAAAAAATGAGACTACAACCCTTGGTAGAGGCGGTTCTGATTACACTGCTTCTATTATTGCTGCTGCCATCAACGTAGACATTCTAGAAATATGGACAGATGTAAACGGAATGATGACAGCCGACCCAAGAAAAGTAAACAAGGCTTTTACTATTCCTGAAATCTCTTATGAGGAAGCGATGGAGCTTTCTTATTTCGGAGCCAAGGTAATTTATCCGCCAAGTATACAACCTGTTTATCAACACAAAATACCTATACATGTAAAAAACACCTTTGATCCCAATGGTATTTTTACTGTAATTAGCGATAAAGCTAAAGAAGACGAAAAACCAATTAGAGGTATTTCTTCTATGAAAGATATTTCGCTAGTTACATTAAGTGGTAGCGGAATGATTGGTGTAACAGGTACTTCTAAAAGATTATTTGGTTGTCTTGCCGATAGCAATGTAAACGTAATTCTGATTTCTCAGGCATCGTCTGAGCATTCTATCAGTTTGGCGATAGCAGAAAATGATGCTATAAAGGCTGAAAAATCTATTAAAGATGAGTTTGCTGTAGAGTTTGCAAGCAAAAAGCTAGATAACTTACTGGTAGAAAACCAGATGACCATTATCGCAGTAGTTGGTAAAAACATGAAGAGTACGCCGGGAGTATCTGGCAGACTTTTTAATGCTTTGGGAAGTAATGGTGTAAATGTACTGGCAATTGCGCAAGGAGCTTCTGAGCTTAACATTTCAATTGTAATTAATAAATACAATGAAGAGAAAGCATTAAAGCTCATTCACGAAGCTTTTTTCCTTTCAAAAACCAAAGCATTACACATTTTTATAGCAGGTGTAACTGGTCTAATTGGAAAAACATTAATCAAACAAATTGAAAAGCAATCTGAAACGCTTAAAAAACAGATTGCTGTAGATATTAGAGTAATTGGACTTACCAATTCTAGAAAGAGGTTGATTAATCCAGATGGGTTTGAGCCAGAAACTTGCATTAATACACTAGAAACTAAAGGCAAAGTAGCAGACCTACCTCAGTTCATCAACAACATGATTGAGGCTAACTTACCAAATAGTATTTTTGTAGATGCTACAGCCAGCAAAGTAGTTGCTGATAGTTACGAGAAAATTCTGAATGCCAGTATTGCCATTGTAACTCCAAATAAATTGGCTTGCTCTGTAAATTACGAATATTATAAAAAACTTAAAGAAGTAGCGAGAAAGCGCAATACACGCTTTTTATTCGAAACCAATGTGGCAGCAGGTCTTCCAGTAATTAGTACTTTAAATGACCTCATCAACAGTGGTGATAAAATATTAAAGATTGAAGCCATTCTTTCTGGTACACTTAATTACATTACAAATAATGTGAGCCAAGATAAAAGCATTAGTGCTGTAATTAAAGATGCTGTTAAAGCTGGCTTAACAGAACCAGATCCAAGAATTGACTTGAGTGGTTCTGATGTTGCCAGAAAAATATTAATTCTTGGTAGAGAGTTAGGTCACAAGCTCGAAATGTCTGATGTAATTGTAGAAAAATTTGTTCCGGAAGAATCTTTGGAAACACCAGACTTAAGAAACTTTCTAGAAAAACTAGAGGCTTTTGACGATACTTTTGAACGTAGAAGATCAGAAGCTGAAGCAGAAGGTAAAAAATTTAGGGTAATTGCCACTTTCGAAAATGGTATTCCTAAAGTAGAAATGAAATCTTTCGATCAAAATCATCCTTTCTACCATGCTAAAGGAAGTGATAATATCGTGCTTTTTACAAGTAATAGATATAAAGAATTGCCTCTTATGATAAAAGGCCCTGGTGCTGGAGCTGAGGTTACGGCTGCCGGTGTTTTTGCAGATATTATTAGAATCGCGTACTAA
- a CDS encoding biliverdin-producing heme oxygenase codes for MQTLKSATRKNHDKVEKLAFSSKIMDGSINIDEYSSLILKQYFFHKNIESQLNKVLNDKQKEQLDFSRRRKVHLLKYDMLELQLEEEMLSFSKMPELQIKNINDAIGAMYVLEGSTLGGAVIRKKLISNMQIQPNTTFHYYGCYGTDTGNFWKQFILQATVFGNEESAQKEIVAKATETFEYFENILKDGQVSLNPQMK; via the coding sequence ATGCAGACATTAAAGTCAGCTACCCGAAAAAATCACGACAAGGTAGAAAAGCTGGCTTTTTCAAGTAAAATCATGGATGGCTCAATTAACATAGATGAGTACTCATCTTTAATTTTAAAGCAATATTTCTTTCATAAGAATATTGAGAGCCAGTTAAACAAAGTGCTTAACGATAAGCAAAAAGAGCAATTGGATTTTAGCAGAAGGAGAAAAGTACATTTGTTAAAGTACGATATGTTGGAGTTGCAACTAGAAGAAGAGATGTTGTCTTTTTCTAAGATGCCCGAATTACAGATTAAGAATATTAATGATGCAATAGGAGCAATGTATGTGCTTGAAGGCTCTACATTAGGTGGTGCAGTTATTAGAAAAAAGCTGATAAGCAATATGCAAATTCAGCCAAATACAACTTTCCACTATTATGGATGCTATGGTACAGACACTGGCAACTTTTGGAAGCAGTTTATTCTACAAGCAACTGTTTTTGGAAACGAAGAAAGTGCTCAAAAAGAAATAGTAGCTAAAGCTACTGAGACCTTTGAGTATTTTGAAAATATTTTGAAAGATGGTCAGGTGAGCCTAAACCCACAGATGAAATAA
- a CDS encoding VC0807 family protein, whose amino-acid sequence MTDPKKKKKESPLINLAINIIIPIVILMKFSGEDKLGPVNGLLLAISFPLFYGIYEFVKDKKVNFISILGLISILFTGIIGILQLDAHWIAVKEAAVPLVIGIAVVVSLWTPFPLVKKLLFNEQIIDVAKINKILDEKGNHKLFEKRLTIATYLLAASFLLSAILNYVLAKVIVKSASGTEAFNQELGKMQSLSFPVIAVPSTIVMGLALWYLVHGVKKLTDLELKEIFNDPENM is encoded by the coding sequence ATGACTGACCCAAAAAAGAAAAAGAAAGAAAGTCCGCTAATTAATCTGGCAATTAACATCATCATTCCAATAGTAATATTAATGAAATTTAGCGGTGAGGATAAGTTGGGCCCTGTAAATGGATTGTTACTAGCTATTTCATTTCCACTTTTTTACGGAATTTATGAATTTGTAAAAGACAAGAAAGTCAATTTCATTTCTATACTTGGCTTAATCAGTATTTTATTTACAGGAATTATAGGCATTTTACAGTTAGATGCACATTGGATTGCCGTAAAAGAAGCTGCTGTTCCATTGGTAATTGGCATTGCTGTAGTCGTATCGCTTTGGACTCCTTTCCCATTAGTAAAAAAATTACTTTTCAACGAACAAATTATTGACGTAGCAAAGATCAATAAGATTCTTGATGAAAAGGGAAATCATAAATTATTTGAAAAAAGATTAACAATAGCAACCTATCTGTTAGCTGCATCTTTTTTACTTTCTGCAATTTTGAATTATGTATTGGCAAAAGTGATTGTAAAAAGTGCTTCCGGTACGGAAGCTTTTAACCAAGAACTTGGCAAAATGCAGTCTTTAAGTTTTCCTGTAATTGCAGTTCCCTCAACCATTGTAATGGGCTTAGCACTTTGGTATTTAGTACATGGAGTTAAAAAATTAACTGATCTGGAGTTAAAAGAAATTTTTAATGACCCAGAAAACATGTAA
- a CDS encoding pyridoxamine 5'-phosphate oxidase family protein: protein MAKFSESLSENIISFIEAQKMFFTGTAPADGRVNVSPKGMDTFRVLSNTKVAYLDLTGSGNETAGHINENGRLTIMFCSFDQKPLILRLYGEGTVVKPEDKDWESISKDFPDISGSRQIIVLDVKSVQESCGFAVPFYEFKGERDVLANWAQKKGETALKEYREKNNTVTIDGKETGLQNKKA, encoded by the coding sequence ATGGCAAAATTTAGCGAAAGTCTAAGCGAAAATATAATCAGTTTTATCGAAGCTCAAAAAATGTTTTTCACTGGTACTGCTCCGGCAGATGGCAGAGTAAATGTTTCGCCAAAAGGTATGGATACATTTAGAGTTTTGAGCAATACAAAAGTGGCATATCTCGATCTTACAGGTAGCGGAAACGAGACAGCCGGTCATATTAATGAAAATGGCAGGCTTACCATTATGTTTTGCAGCTTCGATCAAAAACCTCTAATTCTAAGATTATACGGAGAGGGCACTGTTGTAAAACCTGAAGACAAAGATTGGGAAAGCATATCCAAAGACTTTCCAGATATTTCCGGTAGTAGACAAATAATTGTATTAGATGTAAAGTCTGTACAAGAAAGTTGTGGCTTTGCAGTGCCTTTTTATGAATTTAAAGGTGAAAGAGATGTGTTAGCCAACTGGGCGCAAAAGAAGGGGGAAACTGCATTAAAAGAATACCGAGAAAAAAATAATACAGTTACGATAGACGGTAAAGAAACCGGATTACAAAATAAAAAAGCCTGA